In Candidatus Microthrix parvicella Bio17-1, the sequence GGTGTTGTCGGTGGGGTGGTCACCGGACGGGACCAGGCTGGTTTCCGGGTCGAACGATGGGACCATCCGGGTCTGGGACCCCGAGGAGCGCACCGAACTCGGCCGTCTCGAAGGCCACACCGGCGGGGTGTTGTCGGTGGGGTGGTCACCGGACGGCACCCGGCTGGTTTCCGGATCGAACGATGGGACCATCCGGGTGTGGGACCCCAACTCGGGTGATGTGGTCTCGCTCGTTCACCTGGGATTTGCGGTGACTGCACTGGCTCCACGGCCAACCTGTGGGGATGCCTGGCAGCTGGCAGTCGGGTTCGGAATCTGTTGGGTGACCTTGGAGGTTGACGGTTCTTGGGGGTCTTCGAGCGCCCAGCCACTCTGAGGTGTGCCGACCGCAGTCGGGGCCGGCGTCACCGGTAGCGCGCGATCGATGCGCCACCACCTCGCCCAGCTCAACGTCGCCCGCATGGAGGCGCCGCTCGACCATCCATATGAATTATCATATGGTCATGGCCCGACGTGAAGTCCTTGTCCAACTCGATGACGACCTTGTGGAGCGGCTCGATCGAGTTGCGAGCGAGCAGGGAACCAACCGTTCAGAACTTCTGCGGCGCGGAGCCGCGGCAGTGCTGGAGGCCACCGAGCGTGCCCGTGCCGACCGGGACCTACAGGACGCCTACCGCCGGGTCCCGCAGGATCCGGCCTTCATT encodes:
- a CDS encoding ribbon-helix-helix protein, CopG family — its product is MARREVLVQLDDDLVERLDRVASEQGTNRSELLRRGAAAVLEATERARADRDLQDAYRRVPQDPAFIESAVHLGAQTLPAW
- a CDS encoding WD40 repeat domain-containing protein; translation: VLSVGWSPDGTRLVSGSNDGTIRVWDPEERTELGRLEGHTGGVLSVGWSPDGTRLVSGSNDGTIRVWDPNSGDVVSLVHLGFAVTALAPRPTCGDAWQLAVGFGICWVTLEVDGSWGSSSAQPL